The Vitis vinifera cultivar Pinot Noir 40024 chromosome 1, ASM3070453v1 DNA segment AAGAATTAGAGCGAGAGGTTTTCCTGAAGATGGGGCTCTCCAATTTCCACAGCCCAGCTGAAGGTGTGCTTCCTGTGCTAGTAATGAACACGGTTATGTCAGTGGCTCTGTTGAAGAATATGGTGAGATCTGTGCTTCAAGTGATGGGTGCTAATGGGAGCTCTCCCAATTTAGAGGAAGACCCATCAAATGAAGAGTACTCACCAATGTCAGAGAATGCCAAGGAGAGAAGAGTATCAGTAACCCAGTTCAAGTCTTTGAGTCACAGCAGGTCTAGTGTCGGCAGGAGTGAGAATGCCTGCAGTGCAGGCAGGAGTGAGAATGCCTGCAGTGCAGGCAGTAGTGGCACTGGCACTGGATGGTGTTCTTCAATGGATTGTTGTGTGTGTCTGTGTAGGTTTGAAGCCGAGGAGGAGGTTAGTGAGTTGTCTTGCAAGCATTTCTTCCACAAGGGTTGCTGGGAAAAGTGGTTTGATAACAAGCATAGTAGCTGCCCTCTATGTAGGTCTATCCTCTAAACGATAAGGTAAGTGGGCATGTAGGGTTTTTGGAGGAATACTTTTGTTTTGTCTTGTACTTTTTTCCTCTTCATGTTAGTTTTGAAAATGCTCAGGGAATGTAGTGCGACCGCTTAATGTATGTGTATGAAAGTATCAAAAGATTTCAAATAAAGAACTAATGAGGGGTTGAAGCTAGCATCTTAACATCTCTTATGTATGGTTTCTGATCTCTGCTTGCAAAGAATTATTTTTCCCATGTTCCTTTTAGTGTGTTTTCTCAGCAATGGATTCGACCCCTCTTCTGGTTTGCTAGAGACCCCATCCCATCCCATCCCATCTCATTCCTGTTGTGATTTCCTGATATCAACTTTAGGGAAAGAGGGTTATCATTACTTACTGGAGCTGCAAATCATAAGTGGACAAATCAGATCAGGTCATGATATCCCAGTATGTGGGTCTGATTTGGTTGGGGGCCACATCCAATGTTGTCCTCGATCTCTAATCAGTGCCAAATCTGCCGAAACTAGGTATAGGAGACGAGGATGTGTGTTGGCTTGCACCATACATAATTTTGCTGCTTCTACCGTGGAGGGGACTTCTTCTGACTCCCAGGCCAATACCCGCAACTTGGCCCACGGATGGGAGCTTCAAGAGGGCAGGAAAGGTCACTATCAGTAAATTATTGTAGCTGGAAACCGTAAAATTAATTGCAAAGCATTTGGTGTAGACCTCAGACTGAATTCTAGGGCTTTGTTCTACTGGATCAGCCTTGGCCACTTGGCTGGCCTTCTAGACCAAAAGATCTGGAAGATGTTGAAGTTACATTTTACCCGAAGAACTTTGAGTTGTACAGCATCTTCTTCTGATAGATTCAactctaaaaataaaactatactTTGATGGCTATCTTATGTTTCATAATTACAAGCAATTACGATTTTCCTAGCTGGTTTGGTCTTCCCCTAAACATGGGCTTGTAAGCTAAGCTGTTACCCACTTCTTGGGGTGCAAGGGCACAAGTTGAATACCCTCCAAGAAGAGGCTATAAGATATCAATTTAGCATTGGATTGCGCTGAAATTAATCTTAGGTACCATTTTTTCCTTACCACTAAACCGAGGCTGTATTGAAATTAATCTTAGCAACAGAACAGGTTGTATTGAAGTAAAGCATTCACTATTATACAACATCTATAACAACAAGAGCCAGTACTTGAAGACACTATAGTACCCATTCATTACATAGTTTATTGGTGTGGGTACAGAGAAAGAAGTCATAATCCGTGACCTAACTTTCAAGATAGGCACTTAGCACAGAAATCATCCATGAGCTGTGCAAATTTATTGATGGGAAACCCATATAACGACTATAGATGTGGTCCTGTGGACTCACTCAACTAGTTCTCCCATATAAACTTCGTGTGCTCTAGTTTGATGAACTGATTAGCCTCTGCATCCACGTCTTCTTCATTGGCTTTGTAAATCCTATTCCTACCACGTTCAGTAGCAGGCTCGATCGCAATCATTTGACCCCTGGTCCAAGCCTCTGGAACTCGCTCAGAAGCGTAGTTACTTGGCTTAGTGTGCCCCGTGGTATCGTAAACCTGTTGGTTGTCAGTTGTATACCAACCACGCTTGTGGTTGCCATGGTGGTTGGACATTTCAGAGGACATTTTCTACTAGTTGGGGGGTTTGAAAGCAGACACTCTGTTTT contains these protein-coding regions:
- the LOC100852957 gene encoding probable E3 ubiquitin-protein ligase XERICO encodes the protein MGLSNFHSPAEGVLPVLVMNTVMSVALLKNMVRSVLQVMGANGSSPNLEEDPSNEEYSPMSENAKERRVSVTQFKSLSHSRSSVGRSENACSAGRSENACSAGSSGTGTGWCSSMDCCVCLCRFEAEEEVSELSCKHFFHKGCWEKWFDNKHSSCPLCRSIL